A single region of the Acidobacteriota bacterium genome encodes:
- a CDS encoding GNAT family N-acetyltransferase gives MEPFLTTQRLALFEMSVEDAPWMLRLLNEPSFLTNIGDRGVRSLGEAGRYLESRVTASYREHGFGMYRVEDREDGAVLGVCGLVRREGLAHADLGFAFFPEHWGRGYASEAGAAIVAHARNTLGLGTLLAIAAPDNRGSIRVLEKLGFERRGSIRLPGEEVDLELYGSGPSSSDESPGHRGDSPSMPLELTTDRLRLRQLQEDDLDAFAALNADPEVMRYIGAGRPRPRDEAWSAMARLLGHWQLRGYGMYAVEERSTGHLVGRLGLHRPEGWPGLEIGWLIARKSWGRGYAPEGAHAVLAQAFQRLDEPRIISLIHPANHASIRVAEKLGERLVGTEEVVGQEVLLYAVERGEWECVRTRCP, from the coding sequence GTGGAACCGTTCTTGACCACCCAGCGGCTGGCCCTATTCGAGATGAGCGTCGAGGATGCGCCCTGGATGCTGCGGCTCTTGAATGAGCCTTCGTTCCTCACCAACATCGGGGACCGCGGGGTGCGCTCGTTGGGAGAGGCCGGCCGGTACCTGGAATCGCGAGTCACGGCGAGTTATCGGGAACACGGCTTCGGCATGTATCGCGTCGAGGATCGGGAAGACGGGGCGGTCCTGGGGGTGTGCGGCCTGGTACGTCGGGAGGGGCTGGCCCACGCCGACCTGGGCTTCGCCTTCTTCCCCGAGCATTGGGGCCGCGGCTACGCCTCCGAGGCCGGCGCCGCAATCGTTGCCCATGCCCGCAATACCCTGGGCCTCGGCACCCTCCTCGCCATCGCAGCCCCGGACAACCGGGGATCTATTCGGGTGCTGGAAAAGCTCGGCTTCGAGCGCCGCGGCTCGATCCGCCTGCCGGGGGAGGAGGTGGATCTGGAGCTCTACGGCAGCGGTCCCTCTTCCTCGGACGAATCCCCAGGGCATCGCGGGGACTCTCCTTCCATGCCTCTGGAGCTCACCACCGATCGGCTGCGCCTGCGCCAGCTGCAGGAGGACGATCTCGACGCCTTTGCCGCCCTCAACGCCGACCCGGAGGTGATGCGCTACATCGGCGCCGGCCGGCCCCGGCCTCGGGACGAAGCCTGGAGCGCCATGGCCCGCCTCTTGGGCCACTGGCAGCTCCGTGGCTATGGCATGTACGCCGTCGAGGAGCGCTCCACCGGCCACCTGGTCGGCCGCCTCGGCCTGCATCGCCCCGAAGGCTGGCCGGGCCTCGAAATCGGCTGGCTCATCGCCCGCAAAAGCTGGGGCCGCGGCTACGCCCCGGAAGGCGCCCACGCCGTCCTCGCCCAAGCCTTCCAACGCCTCGACGAGCCCCGCATCATCAGCCTCATCCACCCCGCCAACCACGCCTCCATCCGCGTCGCCGAGAAGCTCGGGGAGCGTCTCGTCGGCACCGAGGAGGTGGTCGGGCAGGAGGTGCTGCTCTATGCGGTGGAGCGGGGGGAGTGGGAGTGCGTGCGAACCCGCTGTCCATGA
- a CDS encoding heterocycloanthracin/sonorensin family bacteriocin has protein sequence MRSGRCLLTLALVSLLALPAFAQLPQESALLNPGSLTPGSCGATAALAQGEKATAAPLFFYTVPRSELTEARNQVTVQAFVDGELFLEERFRLDQAVLEHGDERALEALRSSHPEGPQALTGKSLEQPRTAVFELLSDRPAVRAHFHQLAASGEHQVRLDVLVNDRSVRYFGFDELLRSGSDELAEAGLPTLTNATAQVFSTAADKPDAPQEFYVCGDGSCGGGTPPVGENCESCPQDCGGPCSICGNGFCGGTETCSTCAADCGACPSCPTDLGTESRTDYLGSTSYYTYCMDGWPGTAYYTYQKNDYKHYDVQLTEECDGSITETVVPGSTTYSSSYCWRYVGGYCTFTYGYASPICF, from the coding sequence ATGCGATCTGGCAGATGTCTCTTGACCCTCGCCCTCGTCTCCCTCCTCGCCCTCCCCGCCTTCGCTCAGCTGCCCCAAGAATCGGCCCTGCTCAACCCCGGCAGCCTGACTCCGGGCTCCTGCGGAGCCACCGCGGCCCTGGCTCAGGGGGAGAAGGCGACAGCGGCGCCGCTGTTCTTCTACACCGTTCCCCGGAGCGAGCTCACCGAGGCGCGCAATCAGGTGACCGTCCAGGCTTTCGTCGACGGCGAGCTCTTCCTCGAGGAGCGCTTCCGTCTCGACCAGGCCGTGCTCGAGCACGGTGACGAGCGTGCTCTCGAGGCCCTCCGCTCGAGCCACCCGGAAGGTCCCCAAGCGCTCACCGGCAAGAGCCTGGAACAGCCGCGGACGGCGGTCTTCGAGCTCCTCAGCGACCGCCCGGCGGTGCGAGCTCATTTCCATCAGCTGGCCGCCAGCGGCGAGCATCAGGTGCGCCTCGACGTGCTGGTGAACGACCGTTCCGTTCGCTACTTCGGCTTCGATGAGTTGCTGCGCAGCGGCTCCGATGAGCTGGCTGAGGCCGGCCTGCCGACGCTGACCAACGCCACCGCCCAGGTCTTCTCCACCGCCGCCGACAAGCCCGACGCGCCCCAGGAGTTCTACGTCTGTGGCGACGGTTCCTGCGGCGGCGGCACCCCGCCCGTCGGCGAAAACTGTGAGAGCTGCCCGCAGGACTGCGGTGGCCCGTGCAGCATCTGCGGCAACGGCTTCTGCGGCGGCACCGAAACCTGCAGCACTTGCGCCGCTGACTGCGGCGCCTGCCCCTCCTGCCCCACCGACCTGGGCACCGAGTCCCGCACCGACTACCTGGGCAGCACCTCGTACTACACCTACTGCATGGACGGCTGGCCGGGGACGGCGTACTACACGTACCAGAAGAACGACTACAAGCATTACGACGTGCAGCTCACCGAGGAATGCGACGGCTCCATCACCGAGACCGTCGTCCCGGGTTCTACAACCTACTCTTCCTCCTATTGCTGGCGCTACGTCGGCGGCTACTGCACTTTCACCTACGGCTACGCCAGCCCAATCTGCTTCTGA